tgcctgctgttaccctctgttgcctgctgttaccctctgttgcctgctgttacccactgttgcctgctgttacccactgttgcctgctgttacccactgttgcctgctgttacccactgttgcctggtgttaccctctgttgcctgctgttaccctctgttgcctgctgttacccactgttgcctgctgttaccctctgttgcctgctgttaccctctgttgcctgctgttaccctctgttgcctgctgttacccactgttgcctgctgttaccctctgttgcctgctgttacccactgttgcctggtgttaccctctgttgcccactgttgcctgctgttaccctctgttgcctgctgttacccactgttgcctgctgttaccccctgttgcctgctgttacccactgttgcctgttGTAAACACTTTGTTGATCCCTGCCCTTATATTCCTGCATGCGATTAATCCTCTGTTGCCTTGTTATCTCCGTAACTGGTATCACTTGCTCCATTTTCCACATTGCTATACCTCATTTTGAGCCAGGTCTaatggtcattcgccaaattttaacagcgccaaagtttccctccatacggtaagCTAAAACTTTATAATATATATGCTGTCAACACTAGATTACACTAAAGTACACTTACCATTGGTAGTGTAGTTACAAGGCACATTGAATGATGTAGGATATGGTTTTGACACACAAACAATTGAGTAACTGATAGAGATGTTACATGTTGTATTAATTGGTAACTGACGTAACCAATAGTTCCCATATGTCAGTGATCCTGTATTGAAACACAACTCTGTAATAAACCATCTAAGTATTTCTATCTTTCTATACCAGTGATGGCTGCAACTGAGCCATTGGGTAGTGACACCCTCCGCTTAACAGCCAGTAAGCAATGTTATCAGCAAACACATAGTTGAGGACACTACCCTCTACACGCCATGAGATGTTGTgtgtcacaaaatcaccagtgtcATTATGGTGACAAGTCTCCTCTACTATTGGTGGAGGATAATCTACACAATTGTGTGGATAAGATGTTAATACATCACCAATATACTAACCTATTAGTTCACAAAAAGTTCTAAGAAGCAGAAACGGAGAACCTGTTGGTAGAGCATTTATATCTGCCAATGATAAGGTTGGATTGTATTGAAGTGCCAACTGTGTGGTTACATAGAACGTGTTCAAGAGTGATCCTACTCCTACAAAGATCTGTACATTTTTTTCAAGCGTGATGTTGATAATGGGGTTAGATGGAATAGCAGTGTCCAGCCGGGAAACCTCCATCAAAGTTAAGGCCAGAATCAGCCAAGTAAACATCGTACCGCCATTGTTCTTCTGTTATTCCACCCATATAATCTGGAGGGTgtaattttattactatatTAAACCCATTACTAAAACTGCTGTGAGCTAACAGCTCAGGTCTTCCAGGATGATTAGGCCAACctatcaaaacactctaataatacatacaCTAATATTATCCTCCTCACCTAATGGTAGTACCCTAGTAGAGACATGGACAGTCCCAACTTCATTAATAACAAAACACTGATACACTCCCAGCAGATCACAAGGATTGTTCTTTGTTATAGTCCAACTACTAGTGGTCTGGTTGAACACAATGTCTGACATCTAATAATCGTCCATTTTTGTATGAGATCATCTCCTGATAACCAGTGGCATTACAATGAAGTGAAACAGATTGATTATCAACTTCAGTTGGACAACCAAACTGGTTAGACTTTATCCTCACAAACTGGTCATCCACATAATCCACATTAAGTAGTATTTCTGTCAATGCAAACattatgcatatatacatactaCATGGGGTATAGCCAAAAAGATTTGCCAAAGGCAAGGGTCTggaggcacacacacacgcatgcacatacacacacgcatgcacacacacacacacaatggaaTACATATATTTATGTACTATAATTTTATCTTTGGAAGATAATTAATCTACTATAGTATATAACGTCATTAAATGGTTAAAGACCTactttgatttttcaccaaggtATCATTGGAAGTGCTACATATCCTACTATAGACTTGTGAGAAGGCTCAAAGCCTGTACACACAAGAAGTCAGTCTTGAATCTAAAACTGccgaatgcagaaaaaatctcAGATCATGGGAATGAGTTAGTATGACCAGAGTGAATGCTTTCTACAGTGAATATGAAAACTGAGTTCAACCTATAATAATCTGTTGTACATACAGAGTACACTGGAGGGAAAATAGCAAGGATAGTTCTGATCAAGTCTGTAAAATGTCAAGTATAAGAAATTCCAGATCTTGGCTCCCTTAATCACTTGCCTAAATTATTACCACTGTCTGAGGATCAAGTCATCATTGTGGTTCTGAAGGTACTCCTTACCATTTTACATATTACACATTGGCTATATAAAAATATGAATATGCACCTTCATAAATCTTTGTAGAGTTCACAACTACATGACAGGATGATAACAGATTTCCAACATGATCATAACACTGATAATGTCCATCGTGGTCCTTACTGACCCCCATCAGCATCAAGTTATCCTTCACATCTGTTACTTGTTCACTGATCATCACTCCATTCTTCATCCAAACTACACCATCACTGGGAACACTTAGTGTTGGCCCCATACATGATAGTATAATGTTATCATGTTCATATACTATCACTGAATCACTACTGACAACCAATGCTATATACATGAATTAGATTTGATGTAAGTAAGTAATGTAGTGATGTGTTTACCTTTAATGTGACCTGACCTACTCTTTGTACTAGTCCACCATCCACCATCTTCATTCTTCCAGTCATTCACCAAACAATGGTAGTCTCCTTGCTCCACTAGTGTCACATTAGTGATAGTCAGAATACTGGTATCCATAGTAGAATTGTTGATAGTATAGTGACCACCAGAACTGATAGTAACATTGTTGTGAATCCATTCAATTTGTGGTGATGGAGTTCTCTCCTCATCAAGATAACCAACTATTTGTACCACTGATGTGTTACATGTTAGACTGATACTGCTCCCTACTGATACTGTCCAATCCTCAGGTTCTTCATTACACTGAATTGGATGAGGCTGGACAGCAAAGTTACTTCGCACTGAAAAGTGAATAAATTAAGCAACAGTGAGTTATAAAACACAATTTTAATAGCCTGTGATACAATTATTTATATTTGTCAAGTTTACAATAACCATCAAGTTTACAATAACCAATATCTATTGACAATATCCAATGTCTTTATGAAACACTGTATAATACTTAGTATGTGCCAGTATGTTgttgaaatttcagaaatttgCTAATATCTATGAATTCTACAAGACAAAAATTTCCACACCCATTCATGTCTGCTTAACCTATGTTACATTTCTTGAAAGGTATATAGTCCACAATTTAGTTaactaaaaaaattaatataccACTTAATTTAGTTATTTAGATTGCTAATTCTGCTCCCATCTATGCATGGATTCTCATGCTCTTGAACATTTTTAAATGACACAACACAATTTTGTATGTCAGATAGATGTTCATTGACCACATGGACATGTTGCCATTGCCAGTTGTTTCATTTGGTTTGCATGGAAAACTCCTAAACATTTGCTAACACAACGTACTGAATTTCTAAAGTTCACCTCTTTATCACACTTTTCTTTTCACCGAAAACAAGGAGAGACATATCATTGCATCTTATTATGTAGTAATTTGATTTGGATATGACAGAGGGGacagctacatatgtacatatatctAGGAGTATGATTAAGCCACTATACTCGTGAAGTTTTAATTGGTATCTGCTAGCTATAAGCAATATTAGGCCTGTTACCATGCATTAAAAATCACGTTTGTTAAGTAAAAACCACTTCATCAGCTTTAGGACACACATTATGTCAACCTCCAATGATGCTATGAGTATATAGTGAGGTAGTGGATCTGATGCATGTATACACAGGGGCGTAGCctattttttgaaggggggttccagcaccagcattgggttactagaagcaggggtctgggggcacagcccccagccgctgagagactttcaatattttaataaatcaaaactcagcaaatcgctatattttatgcaaaaagtacattaattatgatgcattaagtggccCTGGGATAAAGGTactgtagta
The Dysidea avara chromosome 7, odDysAvar1.4, whole genome shotgun sequence genome window above contains:
- the LOC136261104 gene encoding uncharacterized protein; its protein translation is MFTWLILALTLMEVSRLDTAIPSNPIINITLEKNVQIFVGVGSLLNTFYVTTQLALQYNPTLSLADINALPTGSPFLLLRTFCELIDYPPPIVEETCHHNDTGDFVTHNISWRVEGSVLNYVFADNIAYWLLSGGCHYPMAQLQPSLDH
- the LOC136261550 gene encoding netrin receptor DCC-like: MAVQIFSSLPLAVWNCFLYMIPASALMRSNFAVQPHPIQCNEEPEDWTVSVGSSISLTCNTSVVQIVGYLDEERTPSPQIEWIHNNVTISSGGHYTINNSTMDTSILTITNVTLVEQGDYHCLVNDWKNEDGGWWTSTKSRSGHIKALVVSSDSVIVYEHDNIILSCMGPTLSVPSDGVVWMKNGVMISEQVTDVKDNLMLMGVSKDHDGHYQCYDHVGNLLSSCHVVVNSTKIYEEILLNVDYVDDQFVRIKSNQFGCPTEVDNQSVSLHCNATGYQEMISYKNGRLLDVRHCVQPDH